The following coding sequences lie in one Haladaptatus sp. DJG-WS-42 genomic window:
- a CDS encoding DUF3054 domain-containing protein, protein MSDTASARVAVTPRTALLALGDVTLIALFVFLGQQEHGTQGLLMTAAPFIIGWLLVAPLAGLYDGSRRDLKSTIGRTAGAWVGAALIGQALRATEVFPGGFAIAFVIVSILVGLVLLVPFRTVVAYTS, encoded by the coding sequence ATGAGTGACACCGCCTCCGCCCGTGTCGCTGTAACGCCGCGTACCGCTCTGCTCGCGCTCGGTGATGTGACGCTCATCGCGCTGTTCGTTTTCCTCGGTCAACAAGAGCACGGCACGCAGGGCCTCCTTATGACCGCCGCGCCGTTCATCATCGGCTGGCTCCTCGTCGCGCCCCTCGCTGGCCTCTACGACGGCAGCCGCCGTGACCTCAAATCCACAATCGGTCGAACCGCCGGTGCGTGGGTTGGCGCGGCGCTCATCGGGCAGGCGCTTCGTGCGACAGAAGTGTTCCCCGGCGGCTTCGCCATCGCCTTCGTCATCGTCTCGATTCTCGTCGGCCTCGTTCTCCTCGTCCCGTTCCGGACGGTCGTGGCCTACACGTCCTGA
- a CDS encoding MFS transporter: MNHNDRSIVGLVMVAHAMVHTYELSVPILLLIWMVEFGVNEATISLVVSAGFALFGLGALPSGVLVDRFGSGPLITACLLGMGGSFLLLGLAPNLLVVAAALLVWGIAASVYHPSGLALISRGVTERGSAFAYHGMAGNLGIALGPLITSLLLLVYDWRIVVGLLAIPAGIAALYAARVNVDERAAVSADGGENADSEPISSLAEFVSESRALFVGGFALVLTVAMMSGLYYRGSLTFLPALITEFLGFDGATVTLAGFTFDIARDELSRYVYSGLLMVGVIGQYTGGKLTDRFPVEYGIMFGFGALALIALLIVPAASAGVIPFLLIGVALGFTLFLVQPIYQASIAEYTPAAARGLSYGYTYLFVFGVGAIGGVIAGTLLTYFSPMVLFTVLAGFGAIGSTLGFVLIRRSQDV, translated from the coding sequence GTGAACCATAACGACCGGTCTATCGTTGGGCTCGTGATGGTCGCCCACGCGATGGTCCACACCTACGAACTCTCGGTCCCCATCCTGTTGCTCATCTGGATGGTCGAGTTCGGCGTGAACGAGGCAACCATCAGCCTCGTCGTCTCCGCTGGCTTCGCCCTGTTTGGTCTCGGCGCGCTTCCGAGCGGCGTCCTCGTCGATCGATTCGGTTCTGGCCCCCTCATCACCGCGTGCCTGCTCGGGATGGGCGGTTCCTTCTTGCTCCTCGGCCTTGCGCCGAACCTGCTCGTCGTCGCCGCTGCCCTCTTGGTCTGGGGTATCGCCGCGAGCGTGTATCACCCCTCGGGGCTCGCGCTCATCAGTCGTGGTGTCACCGAACGTGGCAGTGCCTTTGCGTACCACGGCATGGCGGGCAACCTCGGCATTGCTCTCGGCCCGCTCATCACCTCGCTGCTCTTGCTCGTCTACGACTGGCGCATCGTTGTTGGCCTGCTTGCGATTCCTGCTGGCATCGCCGCACTCTATGCCGCGCGCGTGAACGTCGATGAACGTGCCGCGGTTTCCGCAGACGGTGGCGAAAATGCAGACAGCGAACCCATCTCTTCTCTCGCCGAGTTCGTCTCAGAGTCGCGTGCGCTGTTCGTCGGCGGCTTCGCGCTCGTTCTCACGGTTGCCATGATGTCCGGGCTGTATTATCGTGGCTCGCTTACGTTTCTCCCCGCGCTCATCACGGAATTTCTCGGCTTCGACGGGGCGACTGTCACCCTCGCCGGATTCACCTTCGACATCGCGCGTGACGAGCTGAGTCGCTACGTCTACTCGGGGCTCTTGATGGTCGGGGTCATCGGCCAGTACACGGGCGGCAAGCTCACCGACCGCTTCCCCGTCGAATACGGCATCATGTTCGGATTCGGAGCGCTCGCACTCATCGCGTTGCTCATCGTCCCCGCCGCGAGCGCGGGCGTCATCCCGTTCCTGCTCATCGGGGTTGCCCTCGGCTTTACGCTGTTTCTCGTCCAACCAATCTATCAAGCAAGCATCGCAGAATACACACCCGCCGCGGCGCGCGGGCTTTCGTATGGCTACACCTACCTGTTCGTCTTCGGCGTGGGCGCGATTGGCGGTGTTATCGCGGGGACGCTTCTGACCTACTTCTCGCCAATGGTGTTGTTCACCGTACTCGCAGGGTTCGGTGCGATTGGCTCAACCCTCGGCTTCGTCCTCATCCGACGGTCTCAGGACGTGTAG
- a CDS encoding ornithine cyclodeaminase family protein, with product MPHESGAVRFLPSDALSGLATPEEYVTAVREGYRERGNGAPAEPRTSLFNDSPPGKLTSYLTILPEMGAMGGYMYAAGFGNRDAQFVLPLFDVESGAMKALLDGASINPFKTGAVGAVGVDALAREDAKTVALIGSGAQARGQLKATALVRDLESVYVYSPTKENREAFAAEFNERLDATVAAVASSAAAVEDADIVITATKANEPVFDGDLLSPGTHITAMGQYHPKKRELDATTIQRAKYVPDLRARALSDAGSFLLAMEEGAVTEDDIYAELGEVVAGQVPGRESEEDITVFDSGGTAIETVAAAQMLYEKAVEQNLGDKMEFSPASQALTGE from the coding sequence ATGCCTCATGAGAGCGGCGCAGTCAGATTTCTCCCGAGCGATGCACTGAGCGGTCTCGCAACACCCGAAGAGTACGTCACGGCCGTCCGCGAGGGCTACCGCGAGCGCGGCAACGGTGCGCCCGCGGAGCCACGAACGAGCCTCTTTAACGACTCCCCACCAGGCAAACTCACGAGCTACCTCACCATCCTCCCCGAGATGGGCGCGATGGGCGGCTACATGTACGCCGCCGGATTCGGCAACCGCGACGCCCAGTTCGTCCTCCCGCTGTTTGACGTCGAAAGCGGTGCGATGAAAGCCCTGCTTGACGGCGCGAGCATCAACCCATTCAAAACCGGTGCAGTCGGGGCGGTTGGCGTCGATGCGCTCGCCCGCGAAGATGCAAAAACCGTTGCACTCATCGGCAGCGGCGCACAGGCTCGCGGCCAGCTCAAAGCCACCGCACTCGTCCGCGACCTCGAGTCGGTGTACGTCTACTCGCCCACGAAAGAAAACCGCGAAGCGTTCGCCGCCGAGTTCAACGAACGGCTCGACGCCACCGTCGCCGCCGTCGCCTCAAGCGCGGCCGCCGTCGAGGACGCAGACATCGTCATCACCGCCACGAAGGCCAACGAACCCGTCTTCGACGGCGACCTTCTCTCGCCGGGGACGCACATCACCGCGATGGGCCAGTACCACCCGAAAAAGCGCGAACTCGACGCGACGACCATCCAGCGCGCGAAGTACGTCCCCGACCTCCGTGCACGGGCACTCTCTGACGCTGGGTCGTTCTTGCTCGCCATGGAAGAAGGCGCGGTCACCGAAGACGACATCTACGCCGAACTCGGAGAGGTCGTTGCCGGACAGGTTCCCGGCCGCGAATCCGAGGAGGACATCACCGTCTTCGACAGCGGCGGTACAGCCATCGAAACCGTCGCGGCGGCGCAGATGCTCTACGAGAAAGCTGTTGAGCAAAACTTGGGTGACAAAATGGAGTTTTCGCCTGCGAGTCAGGCGTTGACCGGCGAATAA
- a CDS encoding presenilin family intramembrane aspartyl protease PSH, translating into MEHRSRMYLATAATVGIFLLVQVGALALVQPFDSAGYQAVENPDDPTNSLVYLAAILVATGVMLLAFKLDLTWVIRGLIVFSSSLVSLYVFTILIPPVVTMTIGGSVVNVLPFVAAGLLGILLLAHPEWYVIDAVGIVMGAGAAGLFGISFGLLPAIVLLSALAIYDAISVYGTEHMLTLAEGVMDIKVPVILIIPLTLSYSFLAEGAGDGVTEDEEDGVEADAEEREEPAEDDGSRDAFFIGLGDAVMPTVMVASAAVFAPAPMFDLGVLTLNLPALTSLIGTLLGLLVLMFMVMKGRPHAGLPLLNGGAIGGYLLGALVSGISLVQAVGLASYL; encoded by the coding sequence ATGGAACACCGTTCGCGGATGTATCTCGCAACCGCCGCGACAGTCGGCATCTTTCTGCTCGTGCAGGTGGGCGCGCTCGCGCTCGTCCAACCGTTCGACTCGGCTGGCTATCAGGCGGTCGAGAACCCCGACGACCCGACGAACAGTCTCGTCTATCTCGCCGCCATTCTCGTCGCCACCGGCGTCATGTTGCTCGCCTTTAAACTCGACTTGACGTGGGTGATTCGCGGCCTCATCGTGTTTTCGAGTTCGCTCGTCTCGCTCTATGTCTTCACCATTCTCATCCCACCCGTCGTGACCATGACGATTGGCGGCAGCGTGGTGAACGTCCTCCCGTTCGTCGCCGCAGGCCTGCTCGGGATTCTCCTGCTTGCTCACCCCGAGTGGTACGTCATCGACGCGGTCGGCATCGTGATGGGCGCAGGCGCGGCTGGACTCTTTGGAATCAGCTTCGGCCTCCTGCCCGCAATCGTGTTGCTCTCTGCACTCGCCATCTACGACGCCATCAGCGTCTACGGCACCGAACACATGCTCACGCTCGCAGAGGGCGTGATGGACATCAAAGTCCCCGTCATCCTCATCATCCCGCTCACGCTCTCGTATTCGTTTCTCGCGGAGGGTGCGGGCGACGGAGTGACCGAGGATGAGGAGGACGGCGTGGAAGCTGACGCAGAAGAGCGCGAAGAACCAGCAGAAGACGATGGCTCTCGGGACGCCTTCTTTATCGGCCTCGGCGACGCCGTTATGCCCACCGTAATGGTCGCAAGTGCGGCCGTGTTCGCTCCCGCGCCGATGTTCGACCTCGGCGTGCTGACGCTGAATCTCCCCGCGCTCACGTCGCTCATCGGGACGCTGCTCGGGCTCCTTGTGTTGATGTTCATGGTGATGAAAGGTCGCCCGCACGCCGGGCTTCCCCTTCTCAACGGTGGCGCAATCGGCGGCTACTTGCTCGGAGCGCTCGTCAGCGGGATTTCGCTGGTGCAGGCGGTCGGACTGGCGTCGTATCTCTGA
- a CDS encoding Gar1/Naf1 family protein produces MKRVGEVSRVAQGLAIVRLPGEEHPNIGTAVVDENLDEVGRIVDVFGPVSKPYVAISSDRRPATLIGVKLYAR; encoded by the coding sequence ATGAAGCGCGTCGGTGAGGTCTCTCGAGTCGCACAGGGCCTCGCAATCGTGCGATTGCCCGGCGAGGAGCATCCGAACATCGGCACGGCCGTTGTAGACGAGAATCTGGACGAAGTCGGCCGCATCGTCGATGTGTTCGGCCCGGTTTCAAAGCCCTACGTCGCCATCTCTTCTGACCGTCGCCCGGCGACGCTCATCGGCGTGAAACTCTACGCCCGGTAG
- the srp19 gene encoding signal recognition particle subunit SRP19: MVENVIWPAYLDAELTRSKGRRVPEDLAVTDPTVEEIAKAVQQVGYDAVIERNKAYSREFEERGRVLVKNADDAGKSDLVQAVAVYVGVLRE, translated from the coding sequence ATGGTCGAGAACGTCATCTGGCCCGCCTATCTCGATGCGGAACTCACGCGAAGCAAAGGGCGACGCGTCCCAGAAGACCTCGCCGTCACAGACCCCACGGTCGAGGAGATTGCGAAGGCCGTCCAACAAGTCGGTTACGACGCAGTCATCGAACGGAACAAAGCCTACTCTCGGGAGTTCGAAGAACGCGGTCGCGTCCTCGTGAAGAACGCAGACGACGCCGGAAAGAGCGACCTCGTCCAAGCCGTCGCCGTCTACGTCGGAGTCCTGCGCGAATGA
- a CDS encoding PGF-CTERM-anchored ABC transporter substrate-binding protein — protein MHKNLMRIFAVFVVLLAGVGPAMAATPGTAHAMTQDSCRFPFSATDATGTEVTVDAEVESVVALQPSAAQTMWEIGAEEKVTGMPVNSYTSGLEGAESRENIVAEDQFTVNVEKVVALDPDLVLAPNIVPDDTVSKLREAGLTVYKFESASSIESVYEKTLLTGTLVGACDGAQERVDTMKAQVDTIEQATDGEDRPRVLYLTGGFTAGNGTFIHSLIERAGGQNVAAEAGISGYAQISDEIVAEYDPEFIVVDTGVPEPRIPEQEPYTNTTAVKEGNIVVLEANELNQPAPRIVNPLTQMAKAFHPEAYEAANITETETTAEQTEMTDDTTEQATTTSTDGPGFGSTAALLALVCAALVALRRT, from the coding sequence ATGCACAAAAATCTCATGCGAATTTTCGCCGTCTTCGTGGTACTTCTCGCCGGGGTCGGCCCCGCGATGGCCGCGACACCGGGTACTGCGCACGCGATGACACAGGACTCCTGTCGCTTCCCATTCAGCGCGACAGATGCGACGGGAACCGAAGTCACCGTAGACGCGGAAGTCGAATCGGTCGTTGCGCTCCAACCGAGTGCAGCTCAGACAATGTGGGAAATTGGGGCCGAAGAGAAGGTCACGGGAATGCCTGTGAACTCCTACACAAGCGGCCTCGAAGGCGCTGAGTCTCGCGAAAACATCGTGGCCGAAGACCAGTTCACCGTGAACGTAGAGAAGGTCGTCGCCTTAGACCCTGACCTCGTGCTCGCGCCGAACATCGTCCCCGACGACACCGTGAGCAAACTCCGTGAGGCTGGCCTCACCGTCTACAAGTTTGAGTCCGCGTCCTCAATCGAATCTGTGTACGAAAAGACGCTCCTGACCGGCACCCTCGTCGGTGCCTGTGACGGCGCACAGGAGCGCGTTGACACGATGAAAGCACAGGTCGACACCATCGAACAGGCCACGGACGGCGAAGACAGACCGCGCGTGCTCTACCTGACCGGCGGATTTACGGCCGGGAACGGCACGTTCATCCACTCGCTCATCGAGCGAGCAGGCGGCCAGAACGTCGCAGCCGAGGCGGGTATTTCGGGCTACGCACAGATTTCAGACGAAATCGTCGCGGAGTACGACCCCGAGTTCATCGTCGTGGACACGGGCGTTCCAGAGCCCCGGATTCCAGAGCAAGAACCGTACACCAATACGACGGCCGTGAAAGAAGGTAACATCGTTGTCCTCGAAGCGAACGAACTCAACCAACCCGCCCCGCGCATCGTGAATCCGCTCACGCAGATGGCCAAAGCGTTCCACCCCGAAGCCTACGAGGCTGCGAACATCACCGAGACGGAAACGACTGCAGAGCAGACAGAAATGACCGACGACACGACGGAACAAGCAACAACGACCAGCACTGACGGCCCGGGCTTCGGCAGCACTGCCGCGCTCCTCGCGCTCGTTTGCGCCGCGCTGGTCGCTCTGCGTCGAACCTAA
- the btuC gene encoding vitamin B12 ABC transporter permease BtuC yields the protein MRQELRLSAWVSGLLVALFCVILVSAAMGPVQIDPLVVAKILLQHTLVVPTGFSMHMGAVSLPLTNAGLPWIEFDLATRPLVTFAVPETSETIVFKLRLPRILLGAIVGVALATAGTVMQGFFRNPMADPSIVGVSSGAALGAVLTIAFPLTIPFGLQLSAFVGALVTAFGVYILATENGRTPVATLLLAGVAVQTFLGAVISYALLQSGDGLREAVFWLMGHLHSSTWESVTTTLPFVIVGVGILFAYTSDLNILLMGEEDAHSLGVEVERTKRILLAVASIVTAAAVAVSGVIGFVGLIVPHVMRLLVGPDHRILLPTSAIAGAVFLVATDTVARAGAAELPVGIVTAALGAPFFLYLLRRREVHRL from the coding sequence ATGCGTCAGGAGCTTCGTCTTTCCGCGTGGGTCTCAGGGCTACTGGTGGCGCTTTTCTGTGTCATTCTCGTGAGCGCCGCCATGGGTCCGGTACAGATCGACCCGCTCGTCGTGGCGAAGATTCTCCTCCAACACACGCTCGTCGTTCCAACTGGTTTCTCGATGCACATGGGGGCTGTTTCGCTCCCACTCACCAATGCGGGCCTTCCGTGGATAGAGTTCGACCTCGCAACACGGCCGCTCGTCACATTTGCGGTCCCCGAAACGAGCGAAACCATCGTGTTCAAACTCCGCCTGCCGCGCATCCTGCTCGGGGCAATCGTCGGCGTCGCCCTCGCTACCGCAGGGACGGTGATGCAGGGCTTTTTCCGCAATCCAATGGCCGACCCCTCGATTGTCGGCGTCTCCTCGGGTGCGGCGCTCGGCGCGGTTCTTACCATCGCCTTCCCGCTCACGATTCCCTTCGGTCTCCAGCTCTCGGCGTTCGTCGGCGCGCTCGTCACCGCCTTTGGCGTCTACATCCTCGCCACCGAAAACGGTCGGACGCCCGTCGCCACACTCTTACTCGCGGGCGTCGCCGTCCAGACGTTCCTCGGCGCGGTCATCTCCTATGCCCTGCTCCAGAGCGGTGACGGTCTCAGAGAAGCCGTGTTCTGGCTCATGGGCCACCTGCATTCGAGCACGTGGGAGAGCGTCACGACGACCCTGCCGTTCGTCATCGTCGGCGTCGGGATTCTGTTCGCCTACACGAGTGACCTGAACATCCTGCTCATGGGCGAGGAGGACGCCCACTCACTCGGCGTCGAAGTCGAGCGCACGAAACGCATCCTCCTCGCAGTTGCGAGCATTGTCACCGCGGCCGCCGTCGCCGTCTCTGGTGTCATCGGGTTCGTCGGCCTCATCGTCCCCCACGTCATGCGCCTGCTCGTCGGTCCCGACCACCGCATCCTGTTGCCGACGAGCGCCATCGCCGGTGCCGTGTTCCTCGTGGCGACCGACACGGTGGCGAGGGCAGGTGCCGCAGAGCTTCCGGTTGGCATCGTGACCGCCGCACTGGGTGCTCCCTTTTTCCTCTATCTCCTTCGCCGCCGGGAGGTTCATCGACTATGA
- a CDS encoding heme ABC transporter ATP-binding protein, producing the protein MISLDDISVSYGDVSVLDSISAAVEEGAFVGLIGPNGAGKTTLLRVLNGAIEADAGTVTIDGQSIHELSAKSVSQLVATVPQDTSVAFPFPVREVVAMGRNPYKTRFDRRTEDDATAVSRALSRTQTTEFADRTVDELSGGERQRVILARALAQETPVLLLDEPTASLDINHQVRTLELVSGLVEEGKTAVAAIHDLNLAAHYCDELLLLSDGQVLAAGPPEDVLTEDALATAFDTRAVVARHPVTHSVYVTALPEMTTEQDAHVHVIGGGGTSSRLQYLLAAAGYRVTVGVLNEGDSDLETARLLGLEAVVEEPFAPLGDETVAAARTHVREADVTVLADVEIGIGNQANLELAAEAERLLIVEERPFEARNYAGNEAVMTYRDCCAQGRVVSPGDVLQAVDTLTATTLPSSDA; encoded by the coding sequence ATGATTTCGCTCGACGACATCTCCGTCTCCTACGGCGATGTTTCGGTACTCGATTCGATTTCGGCCGCCGTCGAGGAAGGCGCATTTGTCGGCCTCATCGGTCCAAACGGCGCGGGGAAAACCACGCTGCTACGGGTGCTGAACGGCGCTATCGAAGCGGACGCAGGGACCGTTACCATCGACGGCCAATCGATTCACGAACTCTCCGCAAAGTCCGTCAGCCAACTGGTGGCGACGGTTCCACAGGACACCTCTGTTGCGTTTCCATTCCCCGTCCGCGAAGTGGTTGCGATGGGGCGAAACCCATACAAAACACGCTTCGACCGGCGAACCGAAGACGACGCAACGGCCGTTTCCCGCGCCCTCTCTCGAACCCAGACCACCGAGTTTGCAGACCGAACCGTGGATGAACTCTCGGGAGGTGAGCGACAGCGCGTCATCCTCGCCCGTGCACTCGCCCAAGAAACTCCAGTTCTCTTGTTAGACGAGCCAACTGCGAGCCTCGACATCAACCATCAGGTGCGAACGCTCGAACTCGTCTCGGGATTGGTCGAAGAGGGAAAAACGGCCGTCGCGGCGATTCACGACCTCAACCTCGCCGCCCACTACTGTGACGAACTGCTGTTGCTCAGCGACGGACAGGTGCTTGCCGCGGGACCCCCAGAGGACGTGCTCACCGAAGACGCCCTCGCCACCGCGTTCGACACCCGTGCTGTCGTTGCTCGCCATCCCGTAACCCACTCCGTGTATGTCACGGCACTCCCCGAAATGACCACCGAGCAGGACGCTCACGTCCACGTTATTGGTGGCGGGGGAACGAGTTCTCGCCTCCAGTATCTCCTCGCGGCGGCGGGCTACAGGGTGACCGTTGGCGTTCTCAACGAGGGTGACTCAGACCTCGAAACCGCCCGGTTGCTAGGCCTCGAAGCGGTTGTCGAAGAACCCTTTGCACCCCTCGGTGACGAAACGGTCGCTGCCGCACGAACTCACGTTCGCGAAGCCGATGTGACCGTCCTCGCAGACGTGGAAATCGGGATTGGGAACCAAGCGAATCTCGAACTCGCTGCCGAAGCCGAGCGCTTGCTGATCGTCGAAGAGCGGCCGTTTGAGGCCCGAAACTACGCAGGTAACGAGGCGGTCATGACCTACCGCGACTGTTGCGCGCAGGGACGCGTTGTCAGCCCGGGTGACGTGTTGCAGGCCGTAGACACTCTCACTGCGACGACGTTGCCCAGTTCCGACGCTTAA
- a CDS encoding CAP domain-containing protein, which yields MVNKAVIIILAVVVFTSLAVGGLLGMQLAKNQGDDVDIGGDNTQTQTGDTEQTQQATETPAETQTTAVPETDPDSFNETKVAVLVYEGINAERADQSSSELRFEDELTEMALYHSTDMATDGYYAHESPSGETVEDRYRKYELYERCKILDDSKGYYHRGAESIGKTTAGSYYTVNGEQRINPDEQAVATAIVNRWMNTTTDAEYIGLDNARSVGVGVRITADGTVYATAAYC from the coding sequence ATGGTAAACAAGGCCGTTATCATCATACTGGCGGTTGTCGTGTTTACCTCCCTCGCGGTTGGAGGGTTGCTGGGGATGCAACTTGCGAAGAATCAGGGCGACGATGTTGACATTGGGGGAGACAACACGCAGACACAAACGGGTGACACAGAACAAACACAACAGGCCACCGAAACGCCTGCAGAAACCCAAACCACGGCAGTGCCGGAGACCGATCCCGACTCGTTTAACGAGACGAAGGTCGCAGTGCTCGTCTACGAGGGAATCAACGCAGAGCGGGCAGACCAATCGAGTAGCGAGCTTCGCTTCGAAGACGAGTTAACCGAGATGGCGCTGTACCACAGCACCGACATGGCGACCGACGGCTACTACGCCCACGAGTCACCGAGCGGTGAAACGGTCGAAGACCGCTACCGCAAATACGAACTCTACGAGCGGTGTAAAATCTTAGACGACTCGAAGGGGTACTACCACCGGGGGGCAGAAAGTATCGGGAAAACCACTGCTGGTTCTTACTACACGGTAAACGGCGAACAGCGCATCAACCCGGATGAACAGGCTGTCGCCACCGCAATCGTAAACCGGTGGATGAACACCACGACGGACGCAGAGTACATCGGCCTCGATAACGCTCGCTCGGTTGGCGTTGGCGTGCGCATCACCGCAGACGGCACCGTGTACGCGACCGCCGCCTACTGCTGA
- a CDS encoding AzlD domain-containing protein, producing MPTTIDPLLLWVIIIAAGVGTFFIRLSFIQLFGQLDDLPPRAERALSFVPAAVLAALVLPSFVLVDESLALTLGNEKLLAGIVAGAVAWRTENMVATIVTGMGVLWTLTFVL from the coding sequence ATGCCGACGACAATCGATCCGTTGTTGCTCTGGGTCATCATCATCGCCGCAGGCGTTGGCACATTCTTCATCCGCCTGTCGTTCATCCAACTGTTTGGACAGCTCGATGACCTTCCACCGCGTGCAGAGCGCGCGCTGTCGTTCGTTCCAGCGGCAGTACTCGCCGCGCTTGTCCTCCCGAGTTTCGTCCTCGTCGATGAATCGCTCGCGCTCACCCTCGGCAACGAGAAGCTGCTCGCGGGCATCGTAGCTGGGGCGGTCGCGTGGCGCACCGAAAATATGGTGGCGACGATTGTAACCGGGATGGGCGTGCTCTGGACGCTCACGTTCGTGCTCTAA
- a CDS encoding AzlC family ABC transporter permease codes for MSAARDSFRTGVIDCIPLMLGVIPFGLIAGVAAVSAGIPAVHTVGMSVIIFAGASQLAAIELIGQDAPALVIVLTVLIINLRMMMYSASLAPHFQKLNERWKVLLSYILTDQAFAVSIIKFEQSEVKKHWYYFGVAITLWIVWQIATIVGIVVGTSIPAEWNLGFTVPLIFLTLSITAMKDRPSIAAGVGGGVIAVVGAGLPFNLGLLIGSLCGIAAGLIVAEGGN; via the coding sequence ATGTCTGCTGCACGTGACAGTTTTCGAACGGGGGTCATCGATTGCATCCCACTCATGCTCGGCGTCATCCCGTTTGGGCTTATCGCGGGCGTCGCCGCCGTCAGCGCCGGGATTCCGGCAGTGCACACGGTTGGCATGTCCGTCATCATCTTCGCGGGCGCGTCGCAACTCGCCGCCATCGAACTCATTGGCCAAGACGCACCGGCGCTGGTTATCGTTCTCACCGTCCTCATCATCAATCTCCGGATGATGATGTACAGTGCCTCGCTTGCACCGCACTTCCAGAAGTTAAACGAACGATGGAAGGTGTTGCTCTCGTACATCCTCACAGACCAGGCGTTTGCGGTCTCGATTATCAAGTTCGAACAAAGTGAGGTCAAGAAACACTGGTACTACTTCGGGGTGGCCATCACCCTCTGGATTGTCTGGCAAATCGCCACCATCGTGGGCATCGTCGTCGGGACGAGCATCCCCGCTGAGTGGAATCTTGGCTTCACCGTCCCGCTCATTTTCCTCACGTTGTCCATCACCGCGATGAAAGACCGCCCGTCGATTGCAGCGGGCGTCGGCGGTGGTGTGATTGCCGTTGTTGGTGCAGGACTTCCATTTAACCTCGGCTTGCTCATTGGCTCGCTCTGTGGCATCGCAGCCGGACTCATCGTCGCAGAGGGGGGAAACTAA
- a CDS encoding SDR family oxidoreductase gives MTHIFFTGFPGFLGTAVLERLLAETDEETTVTCLVQPKFWKKAARRLPVVAAWAETSPERVSLVSGDITDENLGLDDVEALHESVDEVFHLAAVYDLGVSREVAWAVNVAGTKNVLSFAQAADADRFHYVSTCYVSGRHEGIFEETDLDVGQSFNNQYEESKFEAEVAVQQAMRRGLATTIYRPAIVVGDSDTGGTQKFDGPYYLLQWMLRRRKRVVLPVVGNTGRAEVNLVPRDFVAEAIAHLSQLEESKDTVYQLCDPDPPTAAEVLSAFETATDRSLLQIPMPKVVVQNALDYVPGVYDLFKIHPAVIDYFDHPASYICPNTVRDLHGSGIECPPLVTYAPALVSFMQKHPKLGWDAMV, from the coding sequence ATGACCCACATTTTCTTTACGGGCTTTCCCGGTTTTCTCGGAACTGCGGTGCTCGAACGATTGCTCGCAGAAACTGACGAAGAGACCACTGTCACCTGCCTCGTCCAGCCGAAATTCTGGAAAAAGGCAGCGCGTCGCCTGCCAGTCGTGGCGGCGTGGGCAGAAACGAGTCCCGAACGCGTGTCGCTCGTCTCGGGCGACATCACCGACGAGAATCTCGGGCTGGACGACGTCGAGGCCCTTCATGAATCGGTCGATGAAGTGTTCCACCTCGCCGCCGTCTACGACCTCGGCGTCTCGCGTGAGGTCGCATGGGCAGTGAACGTAGCCGGGACGAAAAATGTCCTTTCGTTCGCACAGGCGGCGGACGCAGACCGGTTCCACTATGTCTCGACGTGTTACGTGAGCGGTCGCCACGAAGGTATTTTCGAGGAAACCGACCTCGACGTGGGCCAATCGTTCAACAATCAGTACGAGGAATCGAAGTTCGAGGCGGAAGTGGCCGTCCAGCAAGCGATGCGTCGGGGACTGGCGACGACCATCTACCGGCCTGCCATCGTCGTCGGCGACAGCGACACGGGCGGTACGCAGAAGTTCGACGGGCCGTACTACCTCCTGCAGTGGATGCTCCGGAGGCGAAAGCGCGTCGTCCTCCCCGTCGTTGGCAACACCGGTCGGGCGGAGGTGAACCTCGTCCCTCGCGACTTTGTTGCGGAGGCGATTGCGCACTTGAGTCAGCTGGAAGAATCGAAAGACACCGTGTATCAGCTCTGTGACCCAGACCCTCCAACGGCGGCCGAGGTGCTCTCAGCGTTCGAGACGGCGACAGATCGGAGCCTGCTCCAGATTCCCATGCCGAAAGTCGTAGTGCAAAATGCGCTTGACTACGTGCCGGGCGTGTATGATTTGTTCAAAATTCACCCGGCGGTGATTGATTACTTCGACCACCCAGCAAGCTACATCTGCCCGAATACGGTGCGGGATTTACACGGCTCCGGCATCGAGTGCCCACCGCTCGTGACCTACGCCCCAGCGCTCGTCTCGTTCATGCAGAAACATCCCAAATTGGGCTGGGACGCGATGGTCTAA